From the genome of Vicia villosa cultivar HV-30 ecotype Madison, WI linkage group LG2, Vvil1.0, whole genome shotgun sequence, one region includes:
- the LOC131649719 gene encoding uncharacterized protein LOC131649719 codes for MTSGFCLARISTLDARKAQGNSNLVVGMFYVNNQPLFVLVDCGATYSFISNHCVRRHGFEVSPLPNPMVIYSATDDVVEAREVCKECYVTFNDRRFLIDLICLPLKKIDVVLSMEWLSANSVYIGCKEKAIFIPAGETAPIEAIEHLLEGTVNMINYLFAQEKSFLWFFTPYSKDKKSVLEIPVVCDFPDVFSEDVTSLPPEREVEFSIELVPGTPPVSIASYRMSPAELRELKSQLEELLAKHFIRPNVSPWGAPVLLVNKKDGSMRLCIDYR; via the coding sequence atgacatctgggttctgtcTTGCCAGAATTTCAACCTTGGATGCTAGGAAGGCCCAAGGAAACTCCAACCTTGTTGTTGGTATGTTCTATGTCAATAATCAACCCTTGTTTGTGTTAGTAGATTGTGGAGCAACATATTCGTTTATTTCTAACCATTGTGTGCGGAGACATGGTTTTGAAGTAAGTCCTCTTCCTAATCCTATGGTTATTTATTCGGCTACTGACGATGTAGTAGAGGCTCGAGAAGTTTGCAAGGAGTGTTATGTTACTTTCAATGATCGTAGATTCTTGATTGACCTCATTTGTCTACCGCTTAAGAAGATTGATGTAGTTTTGAGTATGGAGTGGTTGTCAGCTAACTCGGTGTACATCGGTTGCAAGGAGAAGGCTATCTTTATTCCTGCTGGGGAGACTGCTCCAATTGAGGCCATTGAACATCTTCTTGAAGGTACGGTTAACATGATCAATTACCTTTTTGCTCAAGAGAAGTCTTTTCTTTGGTTTTTTACGCCGTACTCCAAAGACAAGAAGAGTGTATTAGAAATTCCGGTAGTGTGTGATTTTCCTGATGTCTTTTCggaggatgtcacttctcttccaCCGGAAAGGGAGGTTGAATTCTCCATCGAACTTGTTCCGGGTACCCCTCCAGTTTCAATCGCCTCGTATCGGATGTCTCCTGCAGAATTAAGggaattgaagagtcaactagAAGAGTTGTTGGCAAAACACTTCATTCGTCCCaatgtttctccatggggagccccAGTTTTGTTAGTAAATAAGAAGGACGGTAGTATGCGATTGTGTATCGACTATCGCTAG